One segment of Thermodesulfovibrio sp. 3907-1M DNA contains the following:
- a CDS encoding transposase, translating into MCFVHLKRNIRRNMGKEASKEFLKKLHQIKQFSAGLEEAVERFKALCDRYQRSYPYFMKELKEKAEKYFNFLRYPENIRRHIYTTNAVENFNRRIEEIRLRLGGYFQSVEILEMNLFLQRERLLQGRWKKPVPILKANAYELRQIFNRKFYGQTQNS; encoded by the coding sequence TTGTGTTTTGTGCATTTAAAGAGAAACATAAGGAGGAATATGGGAAAGGAGGCATCCAAGGAGTTTCTCAAAAAGCTTCATCAGATAAAACAATTCAGTGCAGGTCTTGAGGAGGCTGTAGAGAGGTTTAAAGCCCTCTGCGATAGATACCAGAGAAGTTATCCTTATTTTATGAAAGAACTTAAGGAGAAGGCAGAGAAGTATTTTAATTTCCTTAGATATCCTGAAAATATAAGAAGACACATATACACAACCAATGCAGTAGAGAACTTTAACCGGAGGATAGAGGAGATAAGGCTCAGGCTTGGAGGATACTTTCAATCAGTTGAAATACTTGAGATGAATCTGTTTTTGCAGAGGGAGCGATTATTACAGGGCAGATGGAAAAAACCCGTCCCTATACTCAAGGCTAATGCCTATGAACTCAGACAGATTTTTAACAGAAAATTCTATGGCCAGACACAAAACTCTTGA